In a single window of the Streptomyces sp. HUAS ZL42 genome:
- a CDS encoding DUF3592 domain-containing protein, which produces MTQPWLTFAFVFAAGWLAYGIRVVRRGLRERRGVRLLGVRGVRAQGEVARGPRREGQVIHPAQVRYQAGPTNQTYRRAPLNAGLHALRVGFEVVVRYDQEDPRRVVVVRTQQTFNPGTYVVNGGLLCLFGVGLAVWAVV; this is translated from the coding sequence GTGACCCAGCCTTGGCTGACATTCGCCTTCGTCTTCGCAGCCGGGTGGCTGGCGTACGGCATCCGAGTCGTCCGGCGCGGTCTGCGCGAGCGGCGCGGCGTACGGCTTCTCGGCGTCCGGGGTGTGCGGGCGCAGGGCGAGGTGGCCCGCGGCCCGCGGCGCGAGGGCCAGGTGATCCACCCTGCCCAGGTCCGCTACCAGGCGGGCCCGACGAACCAGACATATCGCAGGGCGCCGCTCAACGCGGGCCTGCACGCGCTGCGGGTGGGCTTCGAGGTGGTGGTGCGGTACGACCAGGAGGATCCGCGGCGGGTGGTCGTGGTGCGCACTCAGCAGACGTTCAATCCGGGGACGTATGTGGTCAACGGGGGGTTGCTCTGTCTGTTCGGGGTGGGGTTGGCGGTTTGGGCGGTGGTGTGA
- a CDS encoding YecA family protein, with translation MRPDTPAENVDHTTEAARLERTAGLYPEDAEALLLQAAAHLELAGDRPAATALYDRLLTSAEGLDNPHLVRALKASNLWEYGHEAEARAIIEGIRVAAPRDPAPWVIVAEALESHDELEAAQETFTEGARLLLTDVPEPPYSTHPLLFGRHRVRRMLGVAHDEWDTLADTLHTSHSSPVSLSVSLDELHDPKRIWSLGSDNPAELAAEISRLRAELGAYREALSRPFPVAILHWPEGELAELLATYPSLAPEYGSHETHLAVIEASLRELAASGTPNLGIVSGTVPSYEAFAASEGSSPSDAALLPQYATTLAARGRAVAWPPQRGAECWCGSGSGYGECHGAGPEA, from the coding sequence ATGCGCCCCGACACGCCTGCCGAGAACGTCGACCACACCACCGAAGCGGCACGCCTGGAGCGGACCGCCGGCCTGTATCCCGAGGACGCGGAAGCCCTGCTGCTGCAGGCCGCGGCCCACCTGGAACTGGCCGGCGACCGCCCCGCGGCGACGGCCCTCTACGACCGTCTGCTGACCTCTGCCGAGGGATTGGACAACCCCCATCTGGTGCGGGCCCTGAAGGCATCGAACCTCTGGGAGTACGGCCATGAGGCGGAGGCCAGAGCGATCATCGAGGGAATCCGCGTGGCCGCCCCCCGCGACCCGGCCCCGTGGGTGATCGTGGCGGAGGCCCTGGAGTCGCACGACGAGCTGGAAGCGGCCCAGGAGACGTTCACGGAGGGCGCGCGGCTCCTGCTGACGGACGTACCGGAGCCTCCGTACTCGACGCATCCGCTGCTGTTCGGCCGCCACAGGGTGAGGCGGATGCTGGGCGTGGCGCACGACGAGTGGGACACGCTGGCGGACACGCTGCACACGTCCCATTCCTCGCCCGTCTCCCTGTCGGTGTCCCTGGACGAGTTGCACGACCCGAAACGGATCTGGTCCCTGGGCTCGGACAACCCGGCGGAACTGGCGGCGGAGATCAGCCGCCTGCGCGCGGAACTCGGCGCATACCGGGAGGCCCTCTCCCGCCCCTTCCCGGTGGCGATCCTGCACTGGCCCGAGGGGGAACTGGCGGAGCTGCTGGCGACGTACCCGTCGCTGGCCCCGGAGTACGGCTCGCACGAGACTCACCTCGCCGTGATAGAGGCCTCGCTGCGCGAGCTGGCCGCTTCCGGCACACCGAACCTGGGCATCGTGTCGGGAACGGTTCCTTCTTATGAGGCCTTCGCGGCCTCGGAGGGTTCGTCACCGTCGGACGCGGCGCTGCTCCCGCAGTACGCGACGACCTTGGCAGCGCGGGGCCGGGCCGTGGCCTGGCCGCCGCAGAGGGGGGCGGAGTGCTGGTGCGGGTCGGGGTCGGGTTATGGGGAGTGTCATGGGGCGGGACCAGAGGCATAA
- a CDS encoding glycoside hydrolase: MIRRRTLLAASGGALFGSALATGTAHADATISVNPATSYGTWEGWGTSLAWWGNVFGNRDDFADAFFTTKSVSYNGTTLPGLGLNIARYNLGACSWNSVNGETMVESPNIPAFKQIEGYWQDWNNEDPASSAWDWTADATQRAMLVKATQRGAISELFANSPMWWMCLNHNPSGASGGGNNLQSWNYRQHASHLAAVALRAKNNWGVNFATVDPFNEPSSSWWTATGTQEGCHMDASVQSAVLPYMRSELDKRGLTSTKISASDETSYDLARTTWNSFSSTTKGYVNRVNVHGYQGSGGRRDLLYTDVVTMSGKALWNSETGDGDGTGYTMAFNLLYDFRWLHPTAWVYWQVMDPTAGWGMIKYDAATLQAGAIETKYYVMAQFSRHIRPGMKILDTGVSYAVAGYDASAKRLVIVALNTSSSAQTLTFDLSRFTTVTGGSGGVVPRWSTLTTGGGDLYTARSDRFLSGKTVAVPFAAKSVQTLQVDGVTI, translated from the coding sequence ATGATCCGACGCAGAACACTGCTGGCCGCCTCGGGTGGCGCACTCTTCGGAAGCGCCCTCGCGACGGGCACGGCACACGCGGACGCGACGATCTCCGTCAACCCCGCGACGAGCTATGGCACTTGGGAGGGCTGGGGCACGTCCCTGGCCTGGTGGGGCAATGTCTTCGGCAACCGCGACGACTTCGCCGACGCCTTCTTCACGACGAAGTCGGTGTCGTACAACGGCACGACGCTCCCCGGCCTGGGCCTGAACATCGCCCGCTACAACCTGGGCGCGTGCAGCTGGAACAGCGTGAACGGCGAGACGATGGTCGAGTCGCCGAACATCCCCGCGTTCAAGCAGATCGAGGGCTACTGGCAGGACTGGAACAACGAGGACCCCGCGTCCTCGGCCTGGGACTGGACGGCCGACGCGACACAGCGGGCGATGCTGGTGAAGGCCACGCAACGGGGTGCGATCAGCGAGCTGTTCGCGAACTCCCCGATGTGGTGGATGTGCCTGAACCACAACCCGTCGGGCGCGTCGGGCGGCGGCAACAACCTCCAGTCCTGGAACTACCGCCAGCACGCCTCCCACCTCGCCGCCGTGGCGCTGCGCGCCAAGAACAACTGGGGCGTGAACTTCGCGACGGTCGACCCCTTCAACGAGCCGTCCTCGTCCTGGTGGACGGCGACGGGCACGCAGGAGGGCTGCCACATGGACGCGTCCGTCCAGTCGGCCGTACTGCCGTACATGCGAAGCGAGCTGGACAAGCGGGGCCTGACCAGCACGAAGATCTCGGCGTCGGACGAGACGAGCTACGACCTGGCGCGCACGACGTGGAACTCCTTCAGCTCGACGACGAAGGGCTACGTGAACCGCGTCAACGTCCACGGCTACCAGGGCTCGGGCGGCCGCAGGGACCTGCTCTACACGGACGTGGTGACGATGTCGGGCAAGGCCCTGTGGAACTCGGAGACGGGCGACGGCGACGGCACGGGCTACACCATGGCCTTCAACCTGCTCTACGACTTCCGCTGGCTGCACCCGACCGCCTGGGTCTACTGGCAGGTGATGGACCCCACGGCGGGCTGGGGGATGATCAAGTACGACGCCGCCACCCTCCAGGCCGGCGCGATCGAGACGAAGTACTACGTGATGGCGCAGTTCAGCCGCCACATCCGCCCGGGAATGAAGATCCTCGACACGGGCGTGAGCTACGCGGTGGCGGGCTACGACGCGTCGGCGAAGCGGCTGGTGATCGTGGCCCTGAACACGTCTTCGTCGGCCCAGACGCTCACCTTCGACCTGTCCCGCTTCACGACGGTGACGGGCGGCTCGGGTGGCGTGGTGCCCCGCTGGAGCACGCTGACGACGGGTGGCGGTGACCTGTACACGGCACGCTCGGACAGGTTCCTGAGCGGGAAGACGGTGGCCGTGCCGTTCGCGGCGAAGTCGGTGCAGACGCTGCAGGTGGACGGCGTGACGATCTGA